Proteins encoded within one genomic window of Arachis ipaensis cultivar K30076 chromosome B08, Araip1.1, whole genome shotgun sequence:
- the LOC107613288 gene encoding uncharacterized protein LOC107613288 encodes METHISGQRGEAVWKKMGFDGHFIKEARGQSGGIWCLWDSSKWKVDILAHNSQMVHMKVKSGSSPYYFLTAIYGSPQRINRNYLWDDIRSIHNEINLPWCLIGDFNALLHDHERHDGSNSNSRGACPDFQACVSDCGLLDLGYSGWPFTWKRGNLVESLDRGLSNLDW; translated from the exons ATGG AAACTCATATCAGTGGGCAACGAGGTGAAGCGGTTTGGAAAAAAATGGGTTTCGATGGTCATTTTATTAAGGAAGCAAGAGGTCAATCTGGTGGTATTTGGTGTCTATGGGATAGCAGCAAATGGAAGGTTGATATTCTTGCTCACAATTCTCAGATGGTGCATATGAAAGTCAAGTCTGGGTCCTCGCCATACTATTTTTTAACAGCGATTTATGGCAGTCCCCAGAGAATTAATCGGAACTACCTATGGGATGATATTAGATCGATACACAATGAGATTAACTTGCCGTGGTGCCTTATTGGAGACTTTAATGCCCTGTTACATGATCATGAGCGTCACGATGGGTCCAATAGCAACAGCAGAGGAGCATGCCCTGATTTTCAAGCCTGCGTATCTGATTGTGGCCTTCTTGATTTGGGGTACTCGGGATGGCCGTTTACTTGGAAGCGTGGAAACTTGGTTGAGAGTCTCGACCGTGGCTTGAGCAACCTTGATTGGTAG